One Gadus morhua chromosome 23, gadMor3.0, whole genome shotgun sequence DNA segment encodes these proteins:
- the gdap1 gene encoding ganglioside-induced differentiation-associated protein 1 isoform X2, which translates to MASENISESQDEKCILIKKNAFEEACQEIEECTESKKPKPKLTLYHWTQSFNSQKVRLAIAEKGLLCEEYDVSLPLSEHNEPWFMRLNPAGEVPVLVHGEEVICDPTQIMDYLEHNFKDDDCPRLVPEEGSTYYHRVQHYRELLDSLQMDAYTHGCILHPEITVDSHIPTYATTRIRAQIGNTESKLKQLALENPELKDAYIAKQRRLKSKLFDHDNMKYLKKLLEELEGVLDQVETELQRRAEETPEEGGQAWLCGDFFSAADVSLAVALHRLKFLGLSRRYWGDGNHGNLEAYYERVVERPAFRRVLGNVNNILVSAVLPVAFRVARKNAPALVGATLLLSLLGGASYLAFLFMKRRLTL; encoded by the exons ATGGCGTCTGAGAATATCTCTGAGTCCCAAGATGAGAAATGCATTCTTATAAAGAAGAATGCGTTTGAGGAAGCATGCCAAGAGATCGAAGAATGCACAGAAAGCAAAAAACCAAAGCCCAAGTTGACGCTGTACCACTGGACGCAGTCATTCAACTCCCAGAAG GTGCGTCTGGCCATAGCGGAGAAGGGGCTGCTCTGCGAGGAGTATGACGTGAGTCTGCCGCTCAGCGAGCACAACGAGCCGTGGTTCATGCGCCTGAACCCAGCCGGGGAGGTGCCGGTCCTGGTGCACGGGGAGGAGGTCATCTGCGACCCCACGCAGATCATGGACTACCTGGAACACAACTTCAAGGACGACG ACTGCCCCAGGCTGGTCCCCGAGGAGGGCAGCACCTACTACCACCGGGTGCAGCACTACCGCGAGCTGCTGGACTCCCTCCAGATGGACGCCTACACCCACGGGTGCATCCTGCACCCCGAGATCACGGTGGACTCCCACATCCCCACCTACGCAACCACGCGCATCCGAG cacaGATAGGGAACACAGAATCCAAGCTGAAGCAGCTGGCGCTGGAGAACCCAGAGCTGAAGGATGCGTACATCGCAAAGCAGAGACGCTTAAAA TCCAAGCTGTTTGACCACGACAACATGAAGTACCTGAAGAAGcttctggaggagctggagggggtGCTGGACCAGGTGGAGACGGAGCTAcagaggagggcggaggagacGCCAG aggaAGGCGGCCAGGCGTGGCTGTGCGGAGACTTCTTCAGCGCGGCCGACGTCTCCCTCGCCGTCGCGCTGCACCGCCTCAAGTTCCTGGGCCTGTCGCGCCGCTACTGGGGCGACGGTAACCACGGCAACCTGGAGGCCTACTACGAGCGTGTTGTGGAGCGGCCGGCCTTCCGCCGGGTGCTGGGCAACGTCAACAACATCCTGGTCTCCGCCGTGCTTCCCGTGGCGTTCCGCGTGGCCCGCAAGAACGCGCCCGCCCTGGTGGGCGCCACGCTGCTGCTGAGCCTTCTGGGAGGGGCGtcctacctggccttcctgtTCATGAAGAGGAGACTGACTCTGTGA
- the gdap1 gene encoding ganglioside-induced differentiation-associated protein 1 isoform X1 has product MASENISESQDEKCILIKKNAFEEACQEIEECTESKKPKPKLTLYHWTQSFNSQKVRLAIAEKGLLCEEYDVSLPLSEHNEPWFMRLNPAGEVPVLVHGEEVICDPTQIMDYLEHNFKDDADCPRLVPEEGSTYYHRVQHYRELLDSLQMDAYTHGCILHPEITVDSHIPTYATTRIRAQIGNTESKLKQLALENPELKDAYIAKQRRLKSKLFDHDNMKYLKKLLEELEGVLDQVETELQRRAEETPEEGGQAWLCGDFFSAADVSLAVALHRLKFLGLSRRYWGDGNHGNLEAYYERVVERPAFRRVLGNVNNILVSAVLPVAFRVARKNAPALVGATLLLSLLGGASYLAFLFMKRRLTL; this is encoded by the exons ATGGCGTCTGAGAATATCTCTGAGTCCCAAGATGAGAAATGCATTCTTATAAAGAAGAATGCGTTTGAGGAAGCATGCCAAGAGATCGAAGAATGCACAGAAAGCAAAAAACCAAAGCCCAAGTTGACGCTGTACCACTGGACGCAGTCATTCAACTCCCAGAAG GTGCGTCTGGCCATAGCGGAGAAGGGGCTGCTCTGCGAGGAGTATGACGTGAGTCTGCCGCTCAGCGAGCACAACGAGCCGTGGTTCATGCGCCTGAACCCAGCCGGGGAGGTGCCGGTCCTGGTGCACGGGGAGGAGGTCATCTGCGACCCCACGCAGATCATGGACTACCTGGAACACAACTTCAAGGACGACG cAGACTGCCCCAGGCTGGTCCCCGAGGAGGGCAGCACCTACTACCACCGGGTGCAGCACTACCGCGAGCTGCTGGACTCCCTCCAGATGGACGCCTACACCCACGGGTGCATCCTGCACCCCGAGATCACGGTGGACTCCCACATCCCCACCTACGCAACCACGCGCATCCGAG cacaGATAGGGAACACAGAATCCAAGCTGAAGCAGCTGGCGCTGGAGAACCCAGAGCTGAAGGATGCGTACATCGCAAAGCAGAGACGCTTAAAA TCCAAGCTGTTTGACCACGACAACATGAAGTACCTGAAGAAGcttctggaggagctggagggggtGCTGGACCAGGTGGAGACGGAGCTAcagaggagggcggaggagacGCCAG aggaAGGCGGCCAGGCGTGGCTGTGCGGAGACTTCTTCAGCGCGGCCGACGTCTCCCTCGCCGTCGCGCTGCACCGCCTCAAGTTCCTGGGCCTGTCGCGCCGCTACTGGGGCGACGGTAACCACGGCAACCTGGAGGCCTACTACGAGCGTGTTGTGGAGCGGCCGGCCTTCCGCCGGGTGCTGGGCAACGTCAACAACATCCTGGTCTCCGCCGTGCTTCCCGTGGCGTTCCGCGTGGCCCGCAAGAACGCGCCCGCCCTGGTGGGCGCCACGCTGCTGCTGAGCCTTCTGGGAGGGGCGtcctacctggccttcctgtTCATGAAGAGGAGACTGACTCTGTGA
- the gdap1 gene encoding ganglioside-induced differentiation-associated protein 1 isoform X4 yields MLHFVSMLRGLSVQSGWRTVRDCPRLVPEEGSTYYHRVQHYRELLDSLQMDAYTHGCILHPEITVDSHIPTYATTRIRAQIGNTESKLKQLALENPELKDAYIAKQRRLKSKLFDHDNMKYLKKLLEELEGVLDQVETELQRRAEETPEEGGQAWLCGDFFSAADVSLAVALHRLKFLGLSRRYWGDGNHGNLEAYYERVVERPAFRRVLGNVNNILVSAVLPVAFRVARKNAPALVGATLLLSLLGGASYLAFLFMKRRLTL; encoded by the exons ATGTTACACTTTGTTAGCATGCTCAGAGGGCTGAGTGTCCAATCAGGATGGAGAACAGTGAGGG ACTGCCCCAGGCTGGTCCCCGAGGAGGGCAGCACCTACTACCACCGGGTGCAGCACTACCGCGAGCTGCTGGACTCCCTCCAGATGGACGCCTACACCCACGGGTGCATCCTGCACCCCGAGATCACGGTGGACTCCCACATCCCCACCTACGCAACCACGCGCATCCGAG cacaGATAGGGAACACAGAATCCAAGCTGAAGCAGCTGGCGCTGGAGAACCCAGAGCTGAAGGATGCGTACATCGCAAAGCAGAGACGCTTAAAA TCCAAGCTGTTTGACCACGACAACATGAAGTACCTGAAGAAGcttctggaggagctggagggggtGCTGGACCAGGTGGAGACGGAGCTAcagaggagggcggaggagacGCCAG aggaAGGCGGCCAGGCGTGGCTGTGCGGAGACTTCTTCAGCGCGGCCGACGTCTCCCTCGCCGTCGCGCTGCACCGCCTCAAGTTCCTGGGCCTGTCGCGCCGCTACTGGGGCGACGGTAACCACGGCAACCTGGAGGCCTACTACGAGCGTGTTGTGGAGCGGCCGGCCTTCCGCCGGGTGCTGGGCAACGTCAACAACATCCTGGTCTCCGCCGTGCTTCCCGTGGCGTTCCGCGTGGCCCGCAAGAACGCGCCCGCCCTGGTGGGCGCCACGCTGCTGCTGAGCCTTCTGGGAGGGGCGtcctacctggccttcctgtTCATGAAGAGGAGACTGACTCTGTGA
- the gdap1 gene encoding ganglioside-induced differentiation-associated protein 1 isoform X3, translating to MLHFVSMLRGLSVQSGWRTVRADCPRLVPEEGSTYYHRVQHYRELLDSLQMDAYTHGCILHPEITVDSHIPTYATTRIRAQIGNTESKLKQLALENPELKDAYIAKQRRLKSKLFDHDNMKYLKKLLEELEGVLDQVETELQRRAEETPEEGGQAWLCGDFFSAADVSLAVALHRLKFLGLSRRYWGDGNHGNLEAYYERVVERPAFRRVLGNVNNILVSAVLPVAFRVARKNAPALVGATLLLSLLGGASYLAFLFMKRRLTL from the exons ATGTTACACTTTGTTAGCATGCTCAGAGGGCTGAGTGTCCAATCAGGATGGAGAACAGTGAGGG cAGACTGCCCCAGGCTGGTCCCCGAGGAGGGCAGCACCTACTACCACCGGGTGCAGCACTACCGCGAGCTGCTGGACTCCCTCCAGATGGACGCCTACACCCACGGGTGCATCCTGCACCCCGAGATCACGGTGGACTCCCACATCCCCACCTACGCAACCACGCGCATCCGAG cacaGATAGGGAACACAGAATCCAAGCTGAAGCAGCTGGCGCTGGAGAACCCAGAGCTGAAGGATGCGTACATCGCAAAGCAGAGACGCTTAAAA TCCAAGCTGTTTGACCACGACAACATGAAGTACCTGAAGAAGcttctggaggagctggagggggtGCTGGACCAGGTGGAGACGGAGCTAcagaggagggcggaggagacGCCAG aggaAGGCGGCCAGGCGTGGCTGTGCGGAGACTTCTTCAGCGCGGCCGACGTCTCCCTCGCCGTCGCGCTGCACCGCCTCAAGTTCCTGGGCCTGTCGCGCCGCTACTGGGGCGACGGTAACCACGGCAACCTGGAGGCCTACTACGAGCGTGTTGTGGAGCGGCCGGCCTTCCGCCGGGTGCTGGGCAACGTCAACAACATCCTGGTCTCCGCCGTGCTTCCCGTGGCGTTCCGCGTGGCCCGCAAGAACGCGCCCGCCCTGGTGGGCGCCACGCTGCTGCTGAGCCTTCTGGGAGGGGCGtcctacctggccttcctgtTCATGAAGAGGAGACTGACTCTGTGA